The following coding sequences lie in one Thalassoglobus polymorphus genomic window:
- a CDS encoding DUF1553 domain-containing protein gives MSHVLAGKNRLHLDRHGQSMIFSTRHIAQLHKYHGCTRTSGTALPGGLMCGTSYLRGRRSSVIARTAFSCLLAMILFPVSVRGEDRPVDYVRDIKPILQARCYACHGALKQESGLRLDTGLLIRKGSENGQIVTMDQPQHSTLVERISSKEDFDRMPPEGEPLPAEQIAMIQSWIASGAKSPEDEQPEADPDSHWAFLKPVRSRQFSDQEQAAGLNPIDVYLSAAHKTQGLEPVSLASQEVQLRRLYLDLIGIPPTRDELRKFLDDTSEDAFEKVVDQLLDDPRYGERWGRHWMDVWRYSDWYGRRHVPDVWNSAPQIWRWRDWIVRSLNEDKGYDQMVSEMLAADEIRSGEQKQTVATGYLIRNWFALNPNDWMRNTVEHTGKAFLGLTFNCAHCHDHKYDPISQDDYFRFRAFFEPIGIRQDRVPDEADPGPFQEYDYSALRKVERLGAVTIFDKNPEAPTWFYTGGDERNRDESRGSIAPGVPGFLDENQQLSITPVDLPVQGWSPGQDLEIQRTLVESAQKKIDEAVAAISNLPTAEPSLAEHVKLRLAKAEEAYREAKEALNEPAQQTALVGNQSLVFNATKGRRTVFHRLSSLSEFSDGFEIDFQIRIVNDSHFNFQLAKHVTQGLTAAYVAFEKGRILSYRPGSFSEIEAGRYDFENGQDRFRVSLRLQTKEDLALLTIESVADQALLVADLPIALNGWNPIGDLTKGVFFDARPGSLALVDELTFRNPAPNSESQIVAKFNFEPPEYRDGQEIVGQHGWEISPISGANSTSIAASVLNHSALDKYQQELEAAQLASQVPKLQRQAAESQLVAARAELASLQARIAAEAAKFGNAPADEIQKQASNASELERLATIQRAESQVQQARLALAMAEAKPESDAKRAKEVEAARTQLATSMTARSQAESQQADSKPGTYSPLGPLYPKTSTGRRSALAAWIVDRENPLTARVAVNHIWMRHFHQPLVETVDNFGRSGAEPTHPELLDWLAVELMESNWSMKHLHRLIVTSDAFRRQSSTSNMTQNIKLDPENHYLWRMNTGRMESEVVRDSLLHVAGKLDFTQGGQELENKDAYTTFRRSIYYSTHPENGGKSTQGELFDAPDGQECYRRTRSIVPQQALALTNSETVHSMSSLIVQGWEEKHPDQLDSSEEHINQFTQEIFEQILSRSPSVAELKLCNAAFHNYVKLTKPTEEKQVNTLARESLVRAIFNHGDFITIR, from the coding sequence ATGAGTCATGTTCTCGCCGGGAAAAACAGACTTCATTTAGACCGTCATGGGCAAAGCATGATTTTCAGCACGCGACATATTGCTCAGCTACACAAGTACCACGGCTGTACGCGGACTTCGGGAACAGCCTTGCCCGGTGGGTTAATGTGTGGAACGAGCTATCTGCGAGGGAGAAGGTCGTCAGTGATTGCGCGAACTGCATTCAGTTGCTTGTTGGCAATGATTCTCTTTCCCGTGTCTGTTCGCGGAGAAGATCGTCCGGTCGATTACGTTCGGGACATCAAGCCGATTCTTCAAGCCCGCTGCTATGCCTGCCATGGGGCATTGAAACAGGAATCGGGCTTGCGGCTTGATACCGGTCTGTTGATCCGCAAAGGAAGTGAAAACGGTCAGATCGTGACCATGGATCAGCCTCAACATTCAACGCTGGTCGAGCGGATTTCCTCAAAAGAGGATTTTGATCGCATGCCCCCCGAGGGTGAACCGCTGCCGGCGGAGCAAATTGCAATGATCCAATCCTGGATCGCGAGTGGGGCAAAATCCCCAGAAGATGAACAACCCGAAGCTGACCCCGATTCTCACTGGGCATTTCTGAAACCGGTCCGCTCCCGACAGTTTTCGGATCAGGAGCAAGCTGCTGGATTGAATCCGATCGACGTCTATCTTTCAGCCGCGCACAAGACGCAGGGACTTGAACCTGTCTCACTCGCAAGTCAAGAAGTTCAGTTGCGGCGGCTATATCTTGATCTCATTGGAATTCCGCCAACACGTGATGAACTGCGAAAATTTCTGGACGACACTTCAGAAGATGCCTTCGAGAAAGTGGTCGATCAGCTTCTCGATGATCCTCGTTATGGGGAACGGTGGGGGCGGCATTGGATGGATGTCTGGAGATACAGCGACTGGTATGGGCGGCGACATGTCCCTGATGTCTGGAATAGTGCTCCACAAATCTGGCGCTGGCGAGACTGGATTGTCCGCTCACTCAACGAGGACAAAGGCTACGATCAGATGGTCAGCGAAATGCTCGCAGCTGATGAAATTCGTAGCGGAGAACAAAAGCAAACAGTCGCGACCGGGTATTTGATTCGAAACTGGTTTGCCCTCAACCCAAATGATTGGATGCGAAATACGGTTGAACATACCGGGAAAGCGTTTCTTGGTCTGACTTTCAATTGTGCTCACTGTCACGACCACAAATATGATCCGATTTCTCAGGATGATTACTTCCGATTCCGGGCGTTCTTCGAGCCGATCGGCATTCGTCAAGACCGCGTTCCGGATGAAGCGGACCCGGGACCGTTTCAGGAGTATGACTATAGCGCATTACGAAAGGTTGAACGGCTGGGAGCTGTCACGATTTTTGACAAAAACCCGGAGGCTCCGACATGGTTTTACACCGGCGGCGATGAACGAAATCGTGACGAAAGTCGTGGCAGCATCGCTCCTGGTGTTCCCGGTTTTCTGGATGAGAATCAACAGCTCAGCATCACTCCAGTCGACTTGCCAGTGCAAGGCTGGTCACCAGGACAGGACCTGGAAATTCAGCGTACGTTGGTCGAGAGTGCCCAGAAGAAAATCGACGAAGCGGTCGCTGCAATCAGCAATTTGCCGACCGCAGAACCGAGCCTCGCTGAGCATGTCAAATTGCGTCTTGCCAAAGCTGAAGAGGCGTATCGCGAGGCAAAAGAGGCTCTCAATGAGCCGGCTCAGCAGACTGCATTGGTGGGGAATCAATCGTTGGTCTTCAATGCGACGAAGGGGCGGAGGACCGTCTTTCATCGGCTCTCTTCTCTGAGTGAATTCTCAGATGGGTTCGAAATCGATTTTCAAATTCGGATCGTGAATGACTCGCATTTCAACTTCCAGCTTGCGAAGCACGTCACTCAGGGACTGACAGCTGCCTATGTCGCTTTTGAAAAAGGTCGCATCCTTTCGTATCGACCTGGGTCATTCAGCGAGATCGAAGCGGGGCGATACGATTTCGAAAATGGACAGGATCGTTTTCGGGTTTCACTTCGTCTGCAAACAAAAGAGGACTTGGCTCTGTTGACGATTGAATCGGTGGCAGATCAGGCACTCCTCGTTGCGGACCTGCCCATTGCACTCAACGGATGGAATCCGATCGGAGATCTCACAAAAGGCGTTTTCTTCGATGCCCGCCCCGGGAGTTTGGCTTTGGTCGATGAACTGACATTTCGAAACCCTGCTCCTAATTCAGAATCACAGATTGTGGCAAAGTTCAACTTTGAGCCTCCCGAGTATCGCGATGGTCAAGAGATTGTCGGGCAGCATGGTTGGGAGATTTCACCGATCAGCGGAGCGAACTCGACATCGATAGCGGCGTCAGTGCTGAATCACTCTGCTCTGGACAAATATCAGCAAGAACTCGAAGCGGCGCAACTCGCATCGCAAGTCCCGAAACTCCAACGTCAGGCAGCTGAGAGTCAGTTGGTCGCTGCCCGTGCAGAACTTGCAAGTTTGCAGGCCCGTATCGCAGCCGAAGCTGCCAAGTTCGGAAACGCTCCCGCAGATGAGATTCAAAAGCAAGCCAGCAATGCCAGTGAACTTGAACGGCTTGCGACAATTCAAAGAGCCGAGTCTCAGGTTCAGCAGGCTCGACTCGCTTTGGCGATGGCAGAAGCGAAGCCGGAAAGCGATGCAAAACGTGCAAAGGAAGTTGAAGCTGCAAGGACGCAACTTGCCACTTCGATGACCGCAAGGAGTCAAGCAGAATCGCAGCAGGCCGATTCAAAGCCCGGTACCTACTCTCCTCTCGGGCCGTTGTATCCTAAAACCAGTACGGGGCGTCGTAGTGCTCTCGCTGCCTGGATCGTAGACCGAGAAAACCCGCTGACGGCACGGGTTGCGGTCAATCATATTTGGATGCGGCATTTTCATCAGCCACTCGTTGAAACAGTTGATAACTTCGGGCGAAGTGGCGCCGAGCCGACTCACCCGGAACTGCTGGACTGGCTGGCGGTTGAGTTGATGGAATCAAACTGGAGCATGAAGCATCTGCATCGATTGATTGTCACCAGCGATGCCTTTCGGCGTCAGTCGTCCACTTCCAACATGACGCAGAACATCAAACTTGATCCGGAGAATCATTATCTCTGGCGTATGAACACTGGCAGGATGGAATCTGAAGTTGTTCGCGATAGCTTGCTGCATGTTGCCGGGAAACTGGACTTCACCCAAGGTGGTCAAGAGTTGGAGAACAAAGACGCGTACACGACTTTTCGTCGCAGCATTTACTACAGCACGCACCCTGAAAATGGCGGAAAAAGCACGCAGGGAGAACTTTTCGATGCGCCCGACGGACAAGAGTGCTATCGCCGCACTCGAAGTATCGTCCCGCAGCAGGCTCTCGCTTTGACAAATAGCGAGACCGTTCATTCCATGAGTTCTTTGATTGTCCAAGGCTGGGAGGAGAAGCATCCCGATCAGCTGGATTCCTCTGAAGAACACATCAATCAGTTTACACAGGAAATCTTCGAGCAAATCCTGTCTCGATCTCCTTCGGTTGCAGAATTAAAACTTTGCAACGCAGCGTTTCACAACTATGTGAAACTGACGAAACCAACAGAAGAGAAGCAGGTCAACACCCTTGCGAGAGAGAGTCTTGTGAGGGCGATTTTCAATCACGGAGACTTTATCACAATCAGATGA
- a CDS encoding right-handed parallel beta-helix repeat-containing protein — MSDSISSRRRFLRSVGGVCVGGLLASRVWADGRPAVTNPRATDGDDRYEPNWDEKFQITVGHPQEAGHSKADLVGNSDKVLQAALDSVARMGGGTVKVLPGKYILRNAVHLPSKVRLLGSGDDSILTKIPSETVGLSDDSDWYDQEISLKKSLGFQVGDGIALRAKNPSHGGQIVIKRTLIARSGNRFKLSDGLRENLWLTGKPTCSSLFPLLTSERTSDVLIEDITLDGNGKNNENFNGNYGGGIFLQDCNRYTFRNVTSRNYNGDGISFQICHDVVVENCHSHDNNDLGVHPGSGSQRPLIRNNRLDNNSQGIFWCWGVKYGLAENNSIHENRRFGISIGHCDTDNIIRNNTITNSGEIGVLFRDDPRGQDFWANRNLLEGNRIENSGGDAGVAIDVTGKTKAVRIVGNTLRETRQKMNRSGIRIGAQVGEIVLKENSFEGFASELVDQRSV; from the coding sequence ATGAGTGATTCTATATCGAGCCGTCGTCGTTTTCTTCGCTCTGTTGGCGGAGTCTGTGTTGGAGGGCTTCTTGCGTCGCGGGTTTGGGCAGACGGTCGGCCTGCTGTGACCAATCCTCGTGCGACCGATGGCGATGATCGCTACGAACCGAACTGGGACGAGAAGTTTCAAATCACTGTGGGGCATCCTCAGGAAGCTGGACACTCAAAGGCTGATCTTGTCGGCAACAGCGACAAAGTTCTTCAAGCGGCGCTCGACTCGGTCGCTCGCATGGGTGGGGGAACTGTCAAAGTGTTGCCTGGGAAATACATTCTTCGCAATGCGGTTCACTTGCCGTCGAAGGTTCGGCTGCTCGGTTCCGGTGACGATTCAATTCTTACGAAGATCCCTTCTGAAACCGTTGGGCTGAGTGACGACTCGGACTGGTACGATCAGGAGATTTCGTTGAAGAAGTCTCTCGGGTTCCAAGTTGGAGATGGCATCGCGTTGCGAGCCAAAAATCCAAGCCACGGTGGGCAAATTGTGATCAAGCGGACATTGATCGCCCGGTCGGGAAATCGCTTCAAGCTGAGCGATGGTCTTCGCGAGAATCTTTGGTTGACCGGCAAGCCGACCTGTTCGTCGCTGTTTCCGCTTTTGACAAGTGAGCGGACCTCTGATGTTTTGATCGAGGATATTACGCTCGATGGAAACGGAAAGAACAACGAAAATTTCAACGGCAACTACGGCGGAGGCATCTTTCTTCAAGACTGCAATCGCTACACGTTCCGCAATGTGACATCAAGAAACTACAACGGCGACGGCATCAGCTTTCAGATTTGCCATGATGTGGTCGTCGAAAATTGTCATTCACATGACAACAACGATCTGGGAGTTCACCCAGGTTCAGGATCACAACGCCCGCTCATTCGAAATAACCGACTGGACAATAATAGTCAGGGGATCTTCTGGTGCTGGGGGGTGAAGTACGGGTTAGCGGAAAATAATTCGATTCATGAAAACCGCCGATTCGGGATTTCGATTGGTCATTGCGATACTGACAACATCATCCGGAACAACACGATTACGAACAGTGGTGAGATTGGCGTTCTGTTCCGTGACGATCCTCGCGGTCAGGACTTCTGGGCGAATCGGAACTTGCTTGAAGGAAACAGGATTGAAAACAGTGGCGGCGATGCCGGAGTTGCGATTGATGTGACAGGCAAAACCAAAGCTGTCCGTATTGTCGGAAACACCCTGCGCGAAACTCGTCAGAAGATGAACCGTTCCGGAATTCGTATCGGCGCGCAGGTCGGTGAGATCGTCCTGAAAGAGAATTCGTTCGAAGGGTTCGCCTCAGAACTCGTCGACCAGCGCAGCGTTTAA
- a CDS encoding KAP family P-loop NTPase fold protein: protein MKITPPIPEIPDDNPYCNDLFNRREFGNSLKSLFCNVSENVVLCVDAPWGDGKTTFAKMWIADLLKDDKQCIYFDAFQHDYSADPLVAFSAEIIRLVEEQFEDSNTIQVLKEDFKKKAKRIAANLITAGARFGIKALTLGIIKDTDIEAFESIKEDIAEDSSNAISSMIGAAFDEYVASKELVAEFHEKLSALGNALKEEQSFPLLIVVDELDRCRPDFALSLIERTKHLFATENVSFLLMANIKQLESSVKYVYGNDVDATNYLQKFFSLVTILPKDSRSQDGNDFSRYCEHLIRHYFSEDIEGLHSRLSTLFLHFQFSFREMERCVALLSIYYAQLPQGRLTSIDVISFLGVAQIKCPEVVDALMIERLSYSELLSKTRLTESTPEKNRWEPKPEILSRLKYLLMTDAEFAAVDEGDRLLEYGRWLTQFGMARHKVIPFLCSEVRQFRTSLHSS, encoded by the coding sequence ATGAAAATTACACCACCAATACCTGAGATTCCGGATGACAACCCTTACTGCAATGATCTGTTCAATCGCAGAGAGTTTGGCAATTCCTTGAAATCTCTTTTCTGTAATGTCTCTGAGAACGTCGTGCTGTGCGTCGACGCACCTTGGGGTGATGGTAAAACTACGTTCGCAAAGATGTGGATTGCAGATCTGTTGAAGGATGACAAGCAATGCATCTATTTCGACGCATTCCAACACGACTATTCTGCTGATCCGTTGGTGGCATTCAGTGCAGAAATTATTCGACTTGTGGAGGAACAGTTTGAGGACAGCAATACAATCCAAGTCCTCAAAGAAGACTTCAAAAAGAAAGCAAAACGAATCGCTGCAAACTTGATAACTGCTGGCGCGAGGTTCGGAATAAAGGCGTTAACTCTCGGCATCATCAAAGACACTGACATTGAAGCATTTGAGTCAATCAAAGAGGACATAGCCGAAGATTCATCAAACGCGATTTCATCAATGATCGGTGCGGCATTTGATGAATATGTCGCCAGCAAAGAGCTAGTAGCAGAGTTTCACGAAAAGCTCTCGGCGCTTGGAAACGCTTTGAAGGAAGAACAGTCATTCCCACTTCTCATAGTAGTTGATGAACTTGACCGATGCCGTCCAGATTTTGCACTCTCATTGATAGAACGAACGAAACATTTATTCGCGACGGAGAACGTCTCGTTTCTACTGATGGCCAACATTAAACAGCTGGAAAGCTCTGTGAAATATGTCTACGGAAATGACGTAGACGCAACGAACTATTTGCAGAAATTCTTTTCTTTAGTCACCATTCTCCCCAAAGACTCCCGATCTCAGGATGGCAATGACTTTTCTCGCTATTGCGAGCATCTCATTCGTCATTACTTCAGCGAGGATATAGAAGGTTTGCATTCACGCCTTTCGACCTTGTTTTTGCATTTCCAGTTCTCGTTTCGAGAAATGGAGCGATGCGTTGCTCTTCTCTCAATTTACTACGCTCAGTTGCCTCAGGGACGACTTACCAGTATTGATGTAATTTCGTTTCTAGGTGTCGCACAGATCAAATGTCCCGAAGTGGTGGACGCCTTGATGATCGAAAGGTTGTCGTATTCGGAACTGCTTTCGAAGACACGGCTAACTGAGTCAACACCAGAAAAAAATCGCTGGGAACCAAAACCAGAGATACTCAGCAGATTGAAATATTTGCTAATGACTGACGCAGAATTCGCTGCAGTGGACGAAGGAGATCGACTGCTTGAGTATGGGCGATGGCTCACGCAGTTTGGAATGGCACGCCATAAAGTTATTCCGTTTCTCTGCTCGGAGGTTCGGCAATTTCGGACATCACTTCATTCTTCTTAA
- a CDS encoding sugar O-acetyltransferase — protein MTNNDNSEVRSEAEKMLAGELYDALDPVLVKYRERARDLCQNLNATREHEQETRRRILTDLLGSGGESVWMQPPFYCDYGSNIHLGERVYFNFNCVVLDVCEVKVGDFTFFGPAVQIYTATHPMEAQLRRTQEFGKPITIGSDVWVGGGAIICPGVTIGSETVIGAGSVVTKDIPNNVFAAGNPCRVIREITKTSNLNSSGDS, from the coding sequence ATGACCAACAACGATAACTCAGAGGTCCGTTCCGAAGCTGAGAAGATGTTGGCTGGCGAGCTTTATGATGCTCTCGATCCGGTACTGGTCAAATATCGAGAACGAGCACGCGACCTTTGTCAGAATCTGAATGCGACTCGGGAACATGAACAGGAAACCCGCCGTCGTATCCTGACCGACCTGCTTGGCTCGGGTGGTGAATCTGTCTGGATGCAGCCGCCGTTTTATTGTGACTATGGCAGCAATATTCATCTGGGTGAACGAGTCTATTTCAACTTCAACTGCGTCGTCCTCGATGTCTGTGAAGTCAAGGTCGGCGACTTCACGTTCTTCGGTCCCGCAGTTCAAATTTACACAGCGACGCATCCGATGGAGGCTCAACTCCGACGCACGCAAGAGTTCGGAAAACCGATCACGATCGGTTCGGATGTGTGGGTCGGTGGGGGAGCAATCATTTGCCCTGGTGTCACGATTGGCTCAGAAACGGTCATCGGGGCAGGTAGCGTGGTCACGAAGGACATCCCCAACAACGTCTTCGCTGCCGGAAATCCATGTCGTGTCATTCGAGAGATCACCAAGACGTCAAACTTGAATTCGTCGGGGGATTCGTAG
- a CDS encoding phytoene/squalene synthase family protein, producing MFNRHSDSELAAAYQHCVTLARGSGSNFFFAFHSLPKQMFREMCALYSYMRLTDDLGDDESVSMEERRRQLLDWRTDLRSAFESQKSSSLVLLAMTDVALRKEIPISLLEAVIDGVESDLSPVSFPTFSDLNAYCYQVAGVVGLCCLKIWGYDQDAPGVDDIAKDCGTAFQLTNILRDLAEDAQRGRLYFPLEDLQRFEMTQAELFSGTNDAKFHAFMKFQSERAWGYYRNSLPLLSHVSPTGRNILSGFIEAYSSLLKRIEKNNYDVFSERIRLSKLQKLGIVSRSILRIPRRIQV from the coding sequence TTGTTCAATCGACATTCTGATTCAGAGCTTGCAGCTGCCTACCAGCATTGCGTCACCTTGGCTCGCGGTAGTGGCAGTAATTTCTTCTTTGCGTTTCATTCGCTACCGAAACAAATGTTTCGCGAGATGTGTGCGCTCTATTCCTATATGCGATTGACAGATGACCTGGGCGATGACGAGTCGGTTTCGATGGAAGAGCGGCGGCGGCAACTCCTTGACTGGAGGACCGATCTCCGTTCGGCATTTGAAAGCCAGAAGAGTTCCTCACTCGTCCTTTTGGCGATGACAGATGTCGCTCTGCGAAAAGAAATTCCGATCTCGTTGTTGGAGGCCGTGATTGATGGTGTTGAATCGGACCTGTCACCGGTTTCATTTCCCACCTTCTCTGATTTGAACGCCTACTGTTATCAGGTCGCAGGAGTTGTTGGTCTTTGCTGCTTGAAGATTTGGGGATACGACCAAGACGCACCAGGCGTGGACGACATTGCAAAAGACTGTGGCACCGCTTTTCAGCTCACGAACATTCTACGTGATCTCGCTGAGGACGCGCAGCGAGGACGGCTCTATTTCCCGCTCGAAGATCTCCAGCGGTTTGAGATGACTCAAGCTGAGCTCTTTTCTGGAACGAACGACGCAAAATTTCATGCGTTCATGAAGTTTCAATCAGAGCGGGCCTGGGGTTATTACCGCAACTCGCTTCCGTTGCTGTCGCATGTTTCGCCAACTGGGCGGAACATTTTGAGTGGATTCATCGAAGCGTATAGTTCGCTGCTGAAGCGGATTGAGAAGAACAACTACGATGTCTTTTCAGAGCGAATTCGGCTTTCGAAATTGCAAAAATTAGGCATCGTCTCACGATCGATTCTACGAATCCCCCGACGAATTCAAGTTTGA
- a CDS encoding alpha/beta hydrolase has product MQIKILTLLLFCSSASSLIAQDAAPQPDRMVTYKKVGDVELKLHLFEKASDEKDRPAIVFFFGGGWNGGNPSQFYPHCRHLADLGFVAMSAEYRVKSRNRTTPFECVVDGKSAVRWIRSHAQELGINPDKIVAGGGSAGGHVAAAVATVPGLNAEGDPKEVSCVPNGLVLFNPVYDNGPDGYGYSRVKPRHEEISPMHNIRKGMPPAIVFLGSKDKLIPVKTAETFKAKMEEVGSDSVLKVYEGEGHGFFNYNRGHGDGSNYQQTITEMDAFLTKHGFLSKSQ; this is encoded by the coding sequence ATGCAGATCAAAATCCTGACTTTGCTGCTTTTCTGTTCCTCTGCCAGTTCACTCATCGCACAAGACGCTGCTCCCCAGCCTGACCGAATGGTTACCTATAAAAAGGTCGGTGATGTTGAGTTGAAGCTGCATCTCTTTGAAAAAGCCTCTGACGAGAAAGATCGTCCAGCGATTGTTTTCTTCTTCGGCGGAGGTTGGAACGGTGGAAATCCTTCACAGTTTTATCCTCACTGTCGACACCTGGCTGACTTGGGGTTTGTGGCGATGTCCGCAGAGTATCGCGTCAAGTCGCGCAATAGAACGACTCCGTTTGAATGTGTTGTAGATGGAAAGTCAGCCGTTCGCTGGATTCGCAGCCATGCCCAAGAACTCGGGATCAATCCCGATAAAATCGTCGCAGGCGGAGGATCAGCGGGTGGTCATGTTGCCGCCGCTGTTGCGACTGTGCCGGGGCTGAATGCAGAAGGAGACCCGAAGGAAGTCAGCTGTGTGCCGAACGGTCTTGTTTTGTTCAATCCGGTTTACGATAACGGACCTGATGGGTACGGTTATTCACGAGTGAAGCCTCGACACGAAGAAATTTCTCCCATGCACAACATTCGTAAAGGGATGCCGCCAGCGATTGTCTTCTTGGGAAGTAAAGATAAGCTCATCCCAGTCAAGACTGCTGAAACGTTCAAAGCGAAGATGGAAGAAGTCGGCAGCGACAGTGTTCTGAAAGTGTACGAAGGAGAAGGGCACGGCTTCTTCAACTACAATCGTGGTCATGGCGATGGATCAAACTATCAGCAAACCATCACTGAGATGGATGCGTTTCTGACGAAGCACGGTTTTCTGTCGAAGTCCCAGTAA
- a CDS encoding shikimate kinase, which yields MVITLIGYRGTGKSSVGTQLAARMNYDLVDTDREIEKQAGKSIAEIFAEDGESRFRDLEREELLRQLALDKIVISAGGGAILDPISRQAMQGAGPVVWLQASVETIVERLRNDESTESSRPSLTGDDIFNEVATVLAQREADYAEPASIIINTDQRDFSSIVDEIISQLSTGGAKA from the coding sequence ATGGTCATCACACTCATCGGATATCGGGGAACTGGAAAGAGTTCGGTTGGTACGCAGTTGGCTGCGCGGATGAATTACGATCTGGTCGATACAGATCGGGAGATCGAAAAGCAGGCCGGTAAATCGATTGCCGAAATTTTCGCAGAAGATGGTGAATCCCGATTTCGCGACCTCGAACGCGAAGAACTCCTGCGGCAATTGGCTCTCGACAAGATCGTCATCTCTGCAGGGGGAGGGGCGATTCTAGATCCGATCAGCCGCCAGGCCATGCAAGGCGCTGGCCCAGTTGTCTGGCTTCAGGCGAGTGTCGAGACAATTGTAGAACGACTTCGCAACGACGAGTCGACGGAATCCAGCAGGCCATCACTCACGGGTGACGACATTTTCAATGAAGTCGCCACGGTACTTGCTCAGCGGGAAGCTGACTATGCCGAACCAGCTTCGATCATCATCAACACCGATCAACGAGACTTTAGTTCGATCGTTGATGAAATCATTTCGCAACTCTCCACCGGGGGAGCTAAAGCGTGA
- a CDS encoding prepilin peptidase, which yields MMSLAQINDVNMNQPVTLLLDFPFWMMSIFIFIIGAVIGSFLNVCVYRIPQHKWLWGQMQSLWDKPSNCPRCSTHILWYDNIPVFGWLKLRGRCRSCKMKISGRYPFIEFLNGSLLVLLFWFEVPVGLHATLEESSVFASMGPQIFPGLQGYSPEAFVWMRFLFHAVLIETLLVASLIDFDLRIIPEATTTPANIFAVIVLLCVPILHLVPVWYQQPGLLRTFGIITPEWLHPFMDGPAVPAWVNAHPYLHGLSVSLAGMLVGGGIVWLVRWAGFLFLREEAMGDGDVYLMAMVGAFLGWQPTVIAFFIAPVCALAVVILLAPFVRNRSIPYGPYLSLGTLLTLLFWQPIWSRVGRLFELGVLLVPLALFMGVLFATSLAAVYLFKRTFGLLPQPLPEGEWRAAHQHIFFASEKVDRHSCNWKTTDWEGTASGHGSVHEERWKGGSFSGNSFGPNRPW from the coding sequence ATGATGAGTCTTGCACAAATTAATGATGTGAATATGAATCAGCCGGTGACACTTCTGCTGGATTTTCCATTCTGGATGATGTCAATTTTCATTTTCATCATTGGGGCGGTGATTGGAAGTTTTCTTAATGTTTGCGTCTATCGCATTCCGCAACACAAATGGCTGTGGGGTCAAATGCAGTCGTTGTGGGACAAGCCCTCGAACTGCCCGCGATGTTCCACCCACATCCTCTGGTACGACAACATCCCGGTTTTCGGTTGGTTGAAGCTTCGGGGCCGTTGCCGCAGCTGCAAGATGAAAATTTCAGGACGTTACCCGTTCATTGAATTTCTGAATGGGTCGCTGCTCGTCTTGCTGTTCTGGTTTGAAGTCCCTGTTGGACTCCATGCAACGCTCGAGGAAAGTTCTGTCTTTGCCAGCATGGGACCGCAGATTTTTCCGGGCTTGCAAGGTTACTCTCCGGAAGCGTTTGTCTGGATGAGGTTCCTGTTCCATGCCGTCTTGATTGAAACTCTGCTGGTTGCGTCGTTGATCGATTTCGATCTACGAATTATTCCCGAAGCGACGACAACTCCCGCGAACATCTTTGCAGTCATTGTACTTTTGTGCGTACCGATACTACATCTAGTGCCGGTCTGGTATCAGCAACCGGGACTTCTCAGAACATTTGGAATCATTACCCCGGAATGGCTGCACCCGTTTATGGATGGCCCAGCAGTCCCCGCCTGGGTGAATGCACACCCGTACCTGCATGGCCTCTCAGTGAGTCTCGCCGGGATGCTTGTCGGTGGTGGAATCGTCTGGCTGGTTCGCTGGGCTGGTTTTCTTTTCCTGCGTGAAGAAGCCATGGGCGATGGCGACGTTTACCTCATGGCGATGGTCGGCGCTTTTCTTGGTTGGCAACCGACTGTCATTGCATTTTTCATCGCTCCGGTCTGTGCATTGGCGGTGGTGATTCTTCTCGCTCCGTTTGTTCGAAATCGATCAATTCCCTACGGACCGTATCTCAGCTTGGGAACGTTACTGACGCTGCTGTTCTGGCAACCGATCTGGAGCCGCGTCGGTCGCCTCTTTGAATTAGGAGTGCTCCTTGTGCCACTTGCATTGTTTATGGGAGTTCTCTTCGCAACTTCTCTGGCAGCTGTTTACTTGTTCAAAAGGACCTTTGGGCTACTACCGCAACCACTCCCAGAAGGAGAATGGCGAGCTGCTCACCAGCACATCTTTTTCGCGAGCGAAAAAGTCGACCGACACAGCTGCAATTGGAAAACAACCGATTGGGAAGGGACTGCCTCTGGCCACGGAAGTGTTCATGAAGAACGCTGGAAAGGTGGCAGCTTCTCCGGAAATTCGTTCGGCCCCAACCGCCCCTGGTGA